A single window of Gambusia affinis linkage group LG18, SWU_Gaff_1.0, whole genome shotgun sequence DNA harbors:
- the LOC122820305 gene encoding uncharacterized protein LOC122820305: MLVNHSSSNTSVPALPSDNSSFSVFFQCLMTTPSSFIFIGIDINIIILMLPLSVFILHHGVQQWLQRRSTSTAAISHSDCFTYHMVAMEILGVFGYSLNLAGILRGDVYIIRIGDFFTSLTWFGQIFFHVLTCLERHLAVVHPIVYLRLKNERGIRIRNVGIGCAWMLSAAGMSVMMMTTFFYIWDFCILLSSLAVLILCSVSVLRVLIRPGPGEPGEGREAAAQLKQRAFCMISTILGVLVVRFAWNFVWEIIFMRGSQSDCVLLAVCVWFNVPSSLVLPLLFLHRAGMFVGCGNEKQSGKEKLIK; the protein is encoded by the coding sequence ATGTTGGTGAACCATTCCTCCTCCAACACCTCCGTTCCTGCGCTCCCATCAGACAACTCTTCCTTTAGTGTTTTCTTCCAATGCCTCATGACGACTCCCAGCTCCTTCATCTTCATCGGCATCgacatcaacatcatcatcctcatgCTGCCCCTGTCGGTCTTCATCCTTCATCATGGTGTCCAGCAGTGGCTGCAGAGACGCTCCACCTCCACAGCAGCAATCAGTCACTCTGACTGCTTCACCTACCACATGGTCGCCATGGAGATACTCGGCGTCTTCGGCTACAGCCTCAACTTAGCTGGCATCCTCAGAGGCGATGTCTATATCATACGTATTGGGGATTTTTTTACTTCCCTCACTTGGTTtgggcagattttttttcacgtCCTGACGTGTCTGGAGCGCCACCTGGCTGTGGTTCATCCCATCGTCTATTTGAGACTGAAAAACGAGCGCGGGATCAGGATCAGGAACGTCGGCATCGGCTGCGCCTGGATGCTCAGCGCAGCTGGGATGagtgtgatgatgatgacgaccTTCTTTTACATCTGGGATTTCTGCATCTTGCTATCGTCTTTAGCGGTCCTTATCCTCTGCAGTGTTTCTGTTCTCCGGGTTCTGATTCGTCCAGGACCAGGAGAACCAGGTGAAGGCAGGGAAGCGGCTGCCCAGTTAAAGCAAAGAGCTTTCTGCATGATTTCCACCATACTGGGAGTTCTGGTTGTGAGATTCGCTTGGAATTTTGTTTGGGAGATCATTTTCATGAGAGGATCCCAGAGTGATTGTGTTTTACTGGCTGTTTGTGTCTGGTTCAACGTGCCCAGCTCTCTGGTTTTAcctcttctgtttttacacaGAGCAGGAATGTTTGTCGGCTGTGGAAATGAAAAGCAGTCAGGAAAAGAGAAacttatcaaataa